A genomic segment from Nicotiana sylvestris chromosome 1, ASM39365v2, whole genome shotgun sequence encodes:
- the LOC138874519 gene encoding uncharacterized protein, protein MEGMLERVLQNQEKFDTSMRNMTELVGCHTASIQKLEMQMRYLSREQNPKQKGTLPSDTIVNPKGSGSGPNSHVMAITTRSGKVLQGGSEQMFEVEESKHEVEVEDPSVVEVEKVPEELKVQQENREEVKERVKEMPKTPPPIPRPPPPFPQILARKVDDRKLKKFYDILKQLSVNISFVEAFQEMTDFAKYLKDLITKKRTTKNEAVNVTHRVSFIISTSTVQKKEDQRAFIIPCTIGAHDFARALCDNGASINLMPLTIYKQAGLGMPSPTSMRFQMADRSIKRPVGIVDDGLVKVGKFHLPADFVILDCAVDKEIPIILGRPFLATGRALMDSELNEIKFHVNDEEVTFQESKGMKLSHEYESISVIEVVDEVEDAVELKMEEQCLGDALAAILVNFDGEDMEGYM, encoded by the coding sequence ATGGAAGGCATGCTTGAACgggtattgcaaaatcaagagaAGTTCGACACTTCTATGAGGAATATGACCGAGCTTGTTGGTTGTCATACCGCATCtattcaaaaattggagatgcaaatgagaTACCTCTCTAGGGAACAAAATCCAAAGCAAAAAGGGACACTTCCAAGTGACACAATTGTGAACCCTAAGGGTAGTGGGAGTGGTCCAAATTCTCATGTCATGGCGATTACTACTCGGAGTGGGAAAGTACTACAAGGAGGGAGTGAACAAATGTTTGAAGTTGAAGAGTCCAAACATGAAGTTGAGGTTGAAGATCCAAGTGttgttgaagttgaaaaggttccaGAAGAGTTGAAAGTGCAACAAGAAAATCGGGAAGAGGTAAAGGAAAGGGTAAAAGAGATGCCAAAAACTCCAccacctattcctagacctcctcctccATTCCCTCAAATACTTGCTAGGAAGGTTGATGATAGAAAACTCAAAAAGTTCTATGACATTCTCAAGCAATTATCAGTGAATATTTCGtttgtggaagcatttcaagagatgaCGGAttttgctaaatatttgaaagatttgattaCCAAGAAGAGGACCACCAAAAATGAAGCGGTGAATGTGACTCACCGGGTTAGTTTCATCATTTCAACATCTAccgttcaaaagaaagaagaccaGAGAGCGTTCATCATTCCTTGTACTATTGGGGCACATGATTTTGCAAGAGCCCTTTGTGATAATGGGGCTAGCATCAACTTGATGCCTCTTACCATTTACAAGCAAGCGGGTTTAGGTATGCCAAGTCCCACAAGTATGAGATTTCAAATGGCCGATCGCTCCATAAAGAGACCGGTGGGAATTGTTGATGATGGGCTTGTTAAAGTGGGGAAGTTTCATTTACCCGCAGATTTCGTAATCCTTGACTGTGCAgttgacaaagagatccctatcattttggggagaccatTCCTAGCCACAGGAAGAGCATTAATGGATTCAGAACTGAATGAGATCAAATTTCATGTGAATGATGAAGAGGTCACATTCCAAGAAAGCAAGGGTATGAAACTATCACATGAATATGAGAGCATCTCGGTGATtgaagttgttgatgaagtggaAGATGCGGTTGAATTGAAAATGGAAGAACAATGCCTTGGTGATGCGTTGGCGGCTATTTTGGTGAACTTTGATGGTGAAGATATGGAAGGATATATGTAA
- the LOC138874520 gene encoding uncharacterized protein → MWALKRLNLDWGEAANLRLTQLNEMEEFRFHAYETAAVYKERMKFVHDKKILKRDFKSGDLVLLFNSRLKLFLGKLKSKWSSPFKVVNVSPFGAVELESEDGLRTFKVNGQRVKHYLGTDGKKYLVVQLALKDGPSLTNE, encoded by the coding sequence atgtgggctctgaagaggttgaacttggactggggtgaagctgcaaatttgaggttaacTCAACTCAATGAAATGGAGGAATTCCGTTTCCATGCATATGAAACTGCAGCTGTGTATAAAGAAAGGATGAAGTTTGTCCATGACAAAAAGATCTTGAAGAGGGATTTTAAGTCGGGTGACTTGGTTTTACTCTTTAACTCAAGGCTCAAATTGTTTCTGGGCAAGCTCAAATCGAAATGGTCCAGTCCGTTCAAGGTGGTCAATGTCTCTCCTTTTGGAGCTGTGGAACTAGAATCGGAGGATGGGCTCCGAACCTTCAAAGTGAATGGCCAgcgggtcaagcactacttgggcacagatggaaaaaaatatttggtggtgCAGTTGGCTCTAAAAGATGGTCCGAGCCTGACCAATGAGTGA